One region of Streptomyces rishiriensis genomic DNA includes:
- the pcrA gene encoding DNA helicase PcrA, giving the protein MSSLFDDSFLANLQGPRAHDEEPPPPPEDDHGPESLPDDLFGGKFDVPPDRDSHYRGGAPRPVLDAAALLEGLNDNQRAAVSHAGSPLLIVAGAGSGKTRVLTHRIAHLLAERHVHPGQILAITFTNKAAGEMKERVEALVGPRAHAMWVMTFHSACVRILRRESKKLGFTSSFSIYDAADSKRLMALVCRDLDLDPKRYPPKSFSAKISNLKNELIDEEDFAAQAADGFEKTLAQAYAMYQSRLREANALDFDDLIMTTVNLLRAFPDVAEHYRRRFRHVLVDEYQDTNHAQYALVRELVGTSEHPVDVPPGEYDVPPAELCVVGDADQSIYAFRGATIRNILQFEEDYPDATTILLEQNYRSTQTILSAANAVIERNESRRPKNLWTNAGAGARITGYVADTEHDEAQFVADEIDRLTDAGDAKAGDVAVFYRTNAQSRVFEEIFIRVGLPYKVVGGVRFYERKEVRDVLAYLRVLANPEDSVPLRRILNVPKRGIGDRAEAMIDALSQREKISFPQALKRVDEAYGMASRSTNAVKRFNALMEELRTIVESGAGPATVLEAVLERTGYLAELQASTDPQDETRIENLQELAAVALEFEQEAGEAEGETEGEAVAPVGLSAFLERVALVADSDQIPDEEDGSGVITLMTLHTAKGLEFPVVFLTGMEDGVFPHMRALGQAKELEEERRLAYVGITRARERLYLTRSALRSAWGQPSYNPPSRFLEEIPPTHVDWKRTGATAPVSSGPVSGVAASLSSSRSRSSAAGASGFATRRSADKPVVTLAVGDRVTHDQFGLGTVVGVKGTGANAEATVDFGDIKPKRLLLRYAPVEKL; this is encoded by the coding sequence ATGAGCAGCCTCTTTGACGACAGCTTCCTGGCGAACCTCCAGGGCCCCCGTGCCCACGACGAGGAACCCCCGCCACCGCCCGAGGACGATCACGGACCGGAGTCGCTTCCGGACGATCTGTTCGGCGGGAAGTTCGACGTGCCTCCGGACCGGGACAGCCACTACCGCGGCGGCGCCCCGCGCCCCGTCCTGGACGCGGCCGCGCTCCTGGAAGGGCTGAACGACAACCAGCGCGCGGCCGTCTCCCACGCGGGCTCCCCGCTGCTCATCGTGGCCGGGGCCGGTTCCGGCAAGACGCGCGTGCTCACCCACCGCATCGCTCACCTCCTCGCCGAGCGCCATGTGCACCCGGGGCAGATCCTCGCGATCACCTTCACCAACAAGGCCGCGGGCGAGATGAAGGAGCGCGTCGAAGCGCTCGTCGGCCCGCGCGCGCACGCGATGTGGGTGATGACGTTCCACAGCGCGTGTGTGCGCATCCTGCGCCGCGAGAGCAAGAAGCTCGGTTTCACGTCGTCGTTCTCGATCTACGACGCGGCCGACTCCAAGCGCCTCATGGCCCTGGTCTGCCGGGACCTGGACCTGGACCCCAAGCGCTACCCGCCCAAGTCCTTCAGCGCCAAGATCAGCAACCTGAAGAACGAGCTGATCGACGAGGAGGACTTCGCCGCCCAGGCGGCCGACGGTTTCGAGAAGACCCTCGCCCAGGCCTACGCGATGTACCAGTCGCGGCTGCGCGAGGCGAACGCCCTCGACTTCGACGACCTGATCATGACGACGGTCAATCTGCTGCGCGCCTTCCCGGACGTCGCCGAGCACTACCGCCGCCGGTTCCGCCATGTCCTGGTCGACGAGTACCAGGACACCAACCACGCCCAGTACGCCCTCGTGCGCGAGCTGGTCGGCACCTCCGAGCACCCCGTCGACGTGCCCCCGGGCGAGTACGACGTGCCGCCGGCCGAACTCTGCGTCGTCGGCGACGCCGACCAGTCGATCTACGCCTTCCGCGGTGCGACGATCCGCAACATCCTCCAGTTCGAGGAGGACTACCCGGACGCTACGACGATCCTGCTCGAGCAGAACTACCGCTCCACGCAGACGATCCTGTCCGCCGCCAACGCCGTCATCGAGCGCAACGAGTCACGTCGCCCCAAGAACCTGTGGACCAACGCGGGCGCGGGCGCGCGCATCACCGGCTACGTCGCCGACACCGAGCACGACGAGGCGCAGTTCGTCGCCGACGAGATAGACCGGCTGACGGACGCGGGCGACGCGAAGGCGGGCGATGTCGCCGTCTTCTACCGCACCAACGCCCAGTCCCGTGTCTTCGAAGAGATCTTCATCCGCGTCGGCCTGCCCTACAAGGTCGTCGGCGGAGTCCGCTTCTACGAGCGCAAGGAGGTCCGGGACGTCCTGGCCTACCTCCGTGTGCTGGCCAACCCGGAGGACTCGGTGCCGCTGCGCCGGATCCTCAACGTGCCCAAGCGGGGCATCGGCGACCGCGCCGAGGCGATGATCGACGCCCTCTCCCAGCGGGAGAAGATCAGCTTCCCGCAGGCCCTGAAGCGCGTCGACGAGGCGTACGGCATGGCCTCGCGGTCGACGAACGCCGTGAAGCGGTTCAACGCGCTGATGGAGGAGCTCCGCACGATCGTCGAGTCGGGCGCCGGTCCGGCGACGGTCCTGGAGGCGGTGCTCGAACGCACCGGCTACCTCGCCGAGTTGCAGGCCTCCACCGACCCGCAGGACGAGACGCGGATCGAGAACCTCCAGGAACTCGCCGCCGTGGCCCTGGAGTTCGAGCAGGAGGCCGGCGAGGCCGAGGGAGAGACGGAGGGCGAGGCCGTGGCGCCGGTCGGGCTCTCCGCGTTCCTGGAGCGGGTCGCCCTGGTCGCCGACTCCGACCAGATCCCCGACGAGGAGGACGGCTCGGGCGTCATCACCCTGATGACCCTGCACACCGCCAAGGGACTCGAGTTCCCGGTCGTCTTCCTCACGGGCATGGAGGACGGCGTCTTCCCGCACATGCGCGCCCTCGGCCAGGCCAAGGAGCTCGAGGAGGAGCGCCGCCTGGCCTATGTCGGCATCACCCGCGCGCGGGAGCGGCTCTACCTGACGCGGTCCGCGCTGCGCAGCGCCTGGGGGCAGCCGTCGTACAACCCGCCCTCCCGGTTCCTGGAGGAGATCCCGCCGACGCATGTGGACTGGAAGCGGACGGGGGCGACCGCGCCCGTGTCCTCCGGCCCCGTCTCCGGCGTGGCGGCGTCGCTGTCCTCGTCCCGCTCGCGTTCCTCGGCCGCGGGCGCGTCCGGCTTCGCGACCCGCCGGTCCGCCGACAAGCCGGTGGTCACGCTGGCCGTGGGCGACCGCGTCACCCACGACCAGTTCGGTCTCGGCACGGTCGTCGGCGTGAAGGGCACGGGAGCGAACGCGGAGGCGACGGTCGACTTCGGCGACATCAAGCCGAAGCGCCTGCTGCTGCGGTACGCGCCGGTGGAGAAGCTGTAG